In Phytoactinopolyspora mesophila, the following are encoded in one genomic region:
- a CDS encoding amidohydrolase family protein: MVKLNDDVVAIDVHTHVLSSARKSAGEEARQHDEAMAKYFKTDMPRPTVHDLAGYYRELKMMCVAFTVDNSWATGELPEVSNDELCDLAAEYPDVIIPFGAVDPHAGRRAAREVRRLAEHGARGFKFHPSSQAFYANDRDVYPIYEAIEETGTIALFHSGHTGAGAGRPGGGGIRLKYANPMYADDVAVDFPELRIILAHPSFPWQDEALSVALHKPHVHIDLSGWSPKYFPPNLVQYARTLLKHKMLFGTDYPVLTPERWIRDFEKLGFDEDVTQLIMRDNAAGLLGLS, translated from the coding sequence GTGGTGAAGCTGAACGACGACGTCGTCGCGATCGACGTCCACACACACGTCCTCTCCTCGGCGCGCAAATCAGCTGGGGAGGAGGCGAGACAGCATGACGAGGCCATGGCCAAGTACTTCAAGACGGACATGCCGCGCCCGACCGTGCACGACCTCGCCGGCTATTACCGCGAGCTGAAGATGATGTGTGTCGCCTTCACGGTGGACAACAGCTGGGCGACCGGTGAGCTGCCCGAGGTCAGCAACGACGAGTTGTGTGACCTCGCCGCCGAATACCCCGACGTGATCATCCCGTTCGGCGCCGTCGACCCGCACGCGGGCCGCAGGGCCGCCCGTGAAGTCCGCCGGCTCGCCGAGCACGGCGCGCGCGGCTTCAAATTTCACCCCAGCAGCCAGGCCTTCTACGCCAACGACCGGGACGTCTACCCGATCTACGAGGCCATCGAGGAGACCGGGACGATCGCGCTGTTTCACAGCGGCCACACCGGAGCCGGCGCCGGGCGGCCCGGCGGCGGAGGCATCCGGCTCAAATACGCCAACCCCATGTACGCCGACGACGTCGCCGTCGACTTCCCCGAACTACGGATCATCCTCGCGCATCCGTCGTTCCCGTGGCAGGACGAGGCGCTCTCGGTGGCGCTGCACAAGCCGCACGTGCACATCGACCTGTCCGGCTGGTCGCCGAAGTACTTTCCGCCGAACCTGGTCCAGTACGCCCGCACGCTGCTCAAGCACAAGATGCTCTTCGGGACCGACTATCCGGTCCTGACCCCCGAGCGGTGGATACGAGACTTCGAGAAGCTGGGCTTCGACGAGGACGTCACCCAGCTGATCATGCGGGACAACGCTGCGGGCCTGCTCGGACTGAGCTGA
- a CDS encoding MBL fold metallo-hydrolase yields MRDEAARVITLGTGGGPSWVQGTDRAGIATAVVVGDRTYLIDAGSGVGKQLIDAGLTLPSLRAIFITHLHSDHVVDLASLMIFGMMRIQRRDTPIPIVGPGSRGCLPWRDADGLLPVSPGHPTPGISATVEHLLHAYATDINDRRYDAKRPSPWELFEAQEITLPATLDFHPNLNPCPAMEPIQVFEDDAVRVTSILVKHPPLAPAFAFRLDCDEGSVVVSGDTAPTDNTVRIADGAELLLHEALDMDWAERIYAASPTAEHQAVLEHHRAAHTTPAQAAAIAEKAGVRTLALHHLVPHSTPRPAWEQMAESFSGRVMAPDDLEVCALTRRRTLPVGRHVG; encoded by the coding sequence ATGCGCGACGAAGCGGCACGGGTGATCACCCTCGGCACCGGCGGCGGTCCGTCGTGGGTCCAAGGCACGGATCGGGCCGGCATCGCGACCGCAGTGGTCGTGGGTGATCGCACCTACCTGATCGACGCCGGCTCCGGCGTCGGAAAGCAGCTCATCGACGCGGGACTCACGCTGCCCAGCCTCCGGGCGATCTTCATCACGCACCTGCATTCCGATCATGTCGTCGACCTCGCTAGCCTGATGATCTTCGGAATGATGCGGATCCAGCGGCGAGACACTCCTATCCCGATCGTGGGGCCCGGTTCCCGAGGGTGTTTGCCCTGGCGCGACGCCGACGGGCTGCTCCCGGTGTCGCCCGGTCATCCGACGCCCGGAATCAGCGCCACCGTAGAGCACCTCCTGCATGCGTACGCCACCGACATCAACGACCGCCGCTACGACGCGAAGCGGCCGAGCCCATGGGAGCTATTCGAGGCCCAGGAGATCACCTTGCCCGCGACACTCGATTTCCATCCGAACCTCAACCCTTGTCCTGCCATGGAACCGATACAGGTCTTCGAGGACGACGCCGTGCGCGTAACGAGCATCTTGGTCAAGCACCCACCGCTGGCCCCGGCTTTCGCCTTTCGCCTCGACTGTGACGAAGGTTCGGTGGTCGTGTCCGGCGACACGGCACCGACCGACAACACGGTTCGTATCGCCGACGGCGCCGAGCTGTTGCTGCACGAGGCGCTCGACATGGATTGGGCCGAACGGATCTATGCCGCGTCTCCCACGGCTGAGCATCAGGCGGTGCTGGAGCACCATCGAGCGGCTCACACCACGCCCGCCCAGGCTGCTGCCATCGCCGAAAAAGCTGGTGTGCGCACCCTCGCGTTACATCATCTGGTGCCGCACAGCACACCTAGGCCGGCGTGGGAGCAGATGGCCGAATCCTTCTCGGGACGGGTCATGGCTCCAGACGATCTGGAAGTATGCGCCCTGACCCGACGACGGACCCTGCCTGTCGGCCGCCACGTTGGCTGA
- a CDS encoding sigma-70 family RNA polymerase sigma factor, whose protein sequence is MIDHDWLSERFAEHHDRLHAVAYRMLRSPRDAEDAVQEAWLRVSRADTDQVDNPAGWLTTVVARVCLNMLEARRARREEPAGTLPPEPAAPHASSHPNSLNGLNGPAGPEDEALLAESVGAALMVVLDTLTPAERLAFVLHDVFDVPFGEIAGIIDRSPAAARQLASRARRRVQGAATASEAARSRKREIITAFLAASRNADFDALLTLLDPDAVTGDVRGAQAVAEFFAGRAQAARPALVNGVPAAVYAQRGLPKAVFTFTISNEKITGIAIDADPDRLRELDIVFLSFGNKARQRSPGQDETPEPF, encoded by the coding sequence ATGATCGATCACGACTGGCTCAGTGAACGCTTCGCCGAGCATCATGACCGCTTGCACGCGGTCGCCTACCGGATGCTCCGCTCACCGCGCGATGCCGAGGATGCGGTGCAAGAGGCGTGGCTACGGGTCAGCCGCGCCGACACCGACCAGGTGGACAACCCGGCCGGCTGGCTGACCACGGTCGTCGCCCGGGTCTGTCTGAACATGCTGGAAGCACGCCGGGCACGGCGTGAGGAGCCGGCAGGAACGCTGCCGCCCGAGCCGGCCGCACCGCACGCGAGCTCCCACCCGAACAGCCTAAACGGCCTGAACGGCCCGGCCGGCCCCGAGGATGAGGCGCTGCTGGCCGAATCGGTCGGGGCAGCCCTGATGGTGGTGCTGGACACACTGACCCCCGCCGAACGGCTCGCTTTCGTCCTGCACGACGTCTTCGACGTGCCGTTCGGCGAGATCGCCGGCATCATCGACCGCTCCCCGGCGGCAGCCCGGCAGCTCGCCAGCAGGGCCCGGCGCCGGGTGCAGGGCGCGGCGACCGCGTCCGAGGCCGCCCGATCCCGCAAGCGGGAGATCATCACCGCTTTCCTGGCCGCCTCGCGGAATGCCGACTTCGACGCGTTGCTCACGCTGCTCGACCCGGACGCCGTGACCGGCGATGTGCGCGGCGCCCAGGCGGTGGCGGAGTTCTTCGCCGGACGAGCTCAGGCCGCCCGGCCCGCTCTGGTCAACGGCGTTCCCGCGGCCGTATACGCGCAGCGGGGCCTCCCGAAGGCCGTCTTCACCTTCACCATCAGCAACGAGAAGATCACCGGCATCGCCATCGACGCCGACCCGGACCGGCTGCGCGAGCTCGACATCGTCTTTCTCAGCTTCGGCAACAAGGCGCGGCAACGGTCCCCGGGACAGGACGAGACACCCGAACCGTTCTGA
- a CDS encoding ABC transporter substrate-binding protein, translated as MAIASSAAVALCACGQSDDGSGAGENGVGANGNGGSGAERVYVEAIGDDPTSLNPQFAGGPIPLRFGFTILGSLLEVTDEYEIIPGLAREWEFADDNSTVTFYLEQGVQWHDGEAFTAEDVAFNFEEIMPLQTFGGPLTATIDSIETPDEHTVVLHLNTQYGPLLEALSQQALVPKHIYEGTDYVTNPANMAPIGTGPMMFESYNPGDEVVLVRNPNWWRGETQVDRAIYPVMSDVNTRTLSLLSGELDVAVVDPAQQDEVAAHPDLKLMERGAFRQLIGMTFNGLLPELEDPEVRALVFAAIDREAVTRLGLSGLGEPAESFYPDTLAWAQHPGINFSADFPRDIDAINAGLDAAGYPVQGNGSRFSLDVRFISAHSEAAAVAEIVQASLAEVNIDVNLVGSAEPVWMEKVFEESDFGMFILRTTVGADPSIGLTRWVTCNPDRVPLNNGSGVCDEELDAAAGAALNTLDREERATHFHTVQERLKELTFWAPLAWTNGSNHTVNTSRWANLDDGSGQTNNTPWASLEWVGE; from the coding sequence ATGGCGATTGCCTCGTCCGCGGCCGTCGCCCTGTGCGCGTGTGGGCAGAGCGACGACGGAAGCGGGGCCGGCGAGAACGGGGTCGGCGCAAACGGCAACGGCGGATCCGGTGCCGAGCGGGTGTACGTCGAGGCGATCGGCGATGACCCTACTTCGTTGAACCCTCAGTTCGCCGGAGGGCCGATCCCGCTACGGTTCGGGTTCACGATCCTGGGTTCTCTGCTCGAGGTCACCGACGAATACGAGATCATTCCTGGGCTGGCCCGTGAGTGGGAGTTCGCCGACGACAACTCGACGGTAACGTTCTACCTGGAACAAGGGGTTCAGTGGCACGACGGAGAGGCCTTCACCGCCGAGGATGTGGCGTTCAACTTCGAGGAGATCATGCCGCTGCAGACCTTCGGCGGTCCGCTCACGGCGACGATCGATTCGATCGAGACCCCCGATGAGCACACCGTCGTGTTGCACCTGAACACGCAGTACGGGCCGTTGCTGGAGGCCCTGTCCCAGCAGGCGCTTGTTCCCAAGCACATCTACGAGGGCACCGACTACGTCACCAATCCGGCGAACATGGCACCGATCGGGACCGGCCCGATGATGTTCGAGTCCTACAACCCGGGTGATGAGGTCGTGCTGGTGCGCAACCCGAACTGGTGGCGTGGCGAGACGCAGGTCGACCGTGCGATCTACCCGGTGATGAGTGACGTCAATACCCGGACCCTTTCGCTGCTGTCAGGTGAACTCGACGTGGCGGTGGTAGATCCCGCACAGCAGGACGAGGTAGCAGCTCATCCCGATCTGAAGCTGATGGAGCGGGGCGCGTTCCGGCAGCTGATCGGGATGACGTTCAACGGGCTCCTTCCCGAGTTGGAGGATCCGGAGGTCCGGGCGCTGGTGTTCGCCGCGATCGACAGGGAGGCGGTGACCCGCCTCGGACTCAGTGGCCTGGGGGAGCCGGCCGAGTCCTTCTACCCGGACACGCTCGCATGGGCGCAGCACCCAGGCATCAACTTCTCCGCCGACTTCCCGCGTGACATCGACGCGATCAACGCGGGTCTCGACGCGGCGGGATATCCGGTCCAGGGGAACGGTTCCCGCTTCTCGCTGGACGTGCGCTTCATCTCGGCGCATTCCGAGGCCGCGGCCGTCGCGGAGATCGTCCAGGCCTCGCTGGCCGAGGTGAACATCGACGTGAACCTCGTCGGCTCCGCGGAGCCGGTGTGGATGGAGAAGGTGTTCGAGGAGAGCGACTTCGGGATGTTCATCCTGCGAACGACGGTCGGCGCGGACCCCAGCATCGGCCTGACCCGGTGGGTGACCTGCAACCCGGACCGGGTTCCGCTGAACAACGGCTCGGGTGTGTGCGACGAGGAGCTCGACGCCGCTGCCGGCGCCGCACTGAACACGCTCGACCGCGAGGAGCGGGCGACGCATTTTCACACCGTTCAGGAGCGACTCAAGGAGCTGACCTTCTGGGCGCCGCTGGCCTGGACCAACGGGTCGAACCACACGGTGAACACAAGTCGATGGGCCAACCTCGACGACGGTTCGGGACAGACCAACAACACTCCGTGGGCGAGCCTGGAATGGGTCGGTGAGTGA
- a CDS encoding ABC transporter ATP-binding protein, translating into MLLEMKHASKTFRASRGSGPVHAVKDATLQARPGEFVAIVGESGSGKSTLARMLLGLIPASSGGIELDGVLLAGMSRSELRHYRRSVQAVLQDPAGSLNPRKTVRRAIGEIVRLHRIASGRAAVDEKVMQVLRLVGFDQAETVLDRYPHEVSGGQRQRVLIARAIVLDPKIIVADEAVSALDASVKAGVLRLMNDLKERLGIGYVFITHDLPVVKKVADYVYVMKSGEIVEEGTKEKIFSDPDHPYTKTLLAASPVLEVIDQR; encoded by the coding sequence ATGCTGCTTGAGATGAAACACGCCTCGAAAACCTTCCGCGCATCGCGCGGCTCCGGTCCCGTCCATGCGGTCAAGGATGCGACGTTGCAGGCCCGGCCGGGGGAGTTCGTCGCGATCGTGGGCGAGAGCGGGAGTGGTAAGAGCACGCTCGCGCGGATGTTGCTCGGGCTGATCCCGGCGAGCTCCGGCGGGATAGAGCTCGACGGCGTGCTCCTCGCCGGAATGAGCCGGTCGGAGTTGAGGCATTATCGGCGAAGCGTGCAGGCGGTGTTGCAGGACCCTGCCGGATCGCTCAACCCGCGAAAGACGGTTCGCCGCGCGATCGGGGAGATCGTGCGGCTGCACCGGATCGCCAGCGGGCGCGCGGCCGTCGATGAGAAGGTCATGCAGGTGCTGCGCCTGGTCGGGTTCGACCAGGCTGAGACCGTCCTGGACCGTTACCCACACGAGGTCAGCGGAGGCCAGCGCCAGCGCGTGCTCATCGCCCGGGCCATCGTGCTCGATCCGAAGATCATCGTCGCCGACGAGGCGGTCTCAGCCCTGGACGCCTCGGTCAAAGCGGGGGTGTTGCGCTTGATGAACGACCTCAAGGAGAGGCTGGGCATCGGGTACGTCTTCATCACTCACGATCTACCGGTGGTGAAGAAGGTAGCGGACTACGTCTACGTCATGAAGTCGGGCGAGATCGTCGAAGAAGGCACCAAAGAGAAGATCTTCTCCGACCCTGATCACCCGTACACCAAGACCTTGCTGGCGGCTTCCCCGGTCTTGGAGGTGATCGACCAGCGCTGA
- a CDS encoding SDR family NAD(P)-dependent oxidoreductase, protein MTSQETWPLPIEDPIASGDQKWLAGKVAVVAGGGLSGPLGNVGFGIAWLYARGGASVAVLDRDREAGQRTVDAIRGQGGDAETFDVDITDDASVARAIAEVVQRFGNIDVVATTIGGGGISPILEAPLDEWYSAIDVNCTSALLLMRNAYKHMNRGGSIVTVSSGAAEGRGPGLPYSVAKTALEKLSVGAASSLAPHGIRVNCVRVGMIWGAFAARGMDEEMRELRRKNVALQTEGTPWDIASAAYFLSTDQARWISGQVLSVDGGGFAAVRNSGAAGSPRHRESRSEG, encoded by the coding sequence ATGACGTCGCAGGAGACATGGCCGCTTCCCATCGAGGATCCGATCGCCTCCGGGGATCAGAAATGGCTGGCGGGCAAGGTGGCCGTCGTGGCCGGCGGTGGCCTGAGCGGTCCGCTCGGTAACGTCGGCTTCGGCATCGCCTGGTTGTATGCCCGTGGCGGTGCCTCGGTGGCGGTGCTCGACCGCGACCGGGAGGCCGGCCAGCGCACGGTGGACGCCATCCGCGGTCAGGGTGGTGACGCCGAGACCTTTGACGTCGACATCACCGACGACGCGTCGGTCGCCCGGGCCATCGCTGAGGTGGTGCAGCGCTTCGGGAACATCGACGTCGTCGCCACCACCATCGGCGGCGGCGGCATCAGCCCCATCCTCGAAGCTCCGCTCGACGAGTGGTACTCCGCGATCGACGTCAACTGCACCTCGGCCTTGCTGCTCATGCGCAACGCGTACAAACACATGAACCGGGGCGGCAGCATCGTCACCGTTTCTTCAGGCGCCGCCGAGGGCCGCGGGCCAGGCCTGCCGTACAGCGTCGCGAAAACCGCGCTGGAGAAGCTCAGCGTCGGTGCGGCCAGTTCGCTCGCCCCGCACGGCATCCGGGTCAACTGTGTGCGGGTCGGGATGATCTGGGGCGCCTTTGCCGCGCGGGGCATGGACGAGGAGATGCGCGAGCTGCGCCGGAAGAACGTCGCCTTGCAGACCGAAGGCACCCCGTGGGACATCGCCTCGGCCGCCTACTTCCTCTCGACTGACCAGGCCCGGTGGATCTCTGGTCAGGTGCTGTCGGTGGACGGTGGTGGTTTCGCCGCGGTCCGTAACAGCGGCGCGGCCGGGTCGCCACGGCATCGAGAATCCAGGTCTGAGGGCTGA
- a CDS encoding VOC family protein codes for MLLDVSAIMLGVKDVERAKKFYAEGLGFKIDKDTRNFVSFSLGGGSLQLALYEWDAAAQDAGVPAEGSGFRGASFHLNPDSRELVDETIRNAVAAGGSVVKDAAAAQWGGYYGYFSDPDGYLWKVTTYAS; via the coding sequence GTGTTATTGGACGTGAGCGCCATCATGCTCGGAGTCAAGGACGTGGAGCGCGCCAAGAAGTTCTATGCTGAAGGTCTGGGTTTCAAGATCGACAAGGACACTCGCAACTTCGTCTCGTTCAGCCTGGGCGGCGGATCCCTGCAGCTGGCCCTGTACGAATGGGACGCGGCGGCGCAGGATGCCGGCGTCCCCGCGGAGGGGTCGGGCTTCCGGGGTGCCTCGTTCCACCTGAACCCCGACTCCAGGGAACTGGTGGACGAGACCATCCGCAACGCGGTGGCCGCCGGTGGTTCTGTGGTCAAGGACGCGGCCGCCGCCCAGTGGGGCGGATACTACGGCTACTTCAGTGATCCAGACGGCTATCTGTGGAAGGTCACCACCTACGCCTCCTGA
- a CDS encoding NADPH-dependent FMN reductase, with protein sequence MTVGVTVVVGNPKPMSRTREIAERVVDKVLQPGTYTCTVIDLADYADEIFRWPSQRLDALNNAVADSDLVVVASPTYKAAYTGLLKAFLDRYSSNALAGVVVIPVHTGADLSHSMAPTVTLAPLLMELGAVVPGRGLYIPISEWARGGQVLDEMVAECIDSITRLARLSPACRLAAESPDEVVEA encoded by the coding sequence ATGACCGTTGGAGTGACCGTTGTAGTCGGAAATCCGAAACCGATGTCGCGTACCCGCGAGATCGCGGAGCGTGTCGTCGACAAGGTCTTGCAGCCCGGCACGTATACGTGCACGGTGATCGACCTCGCCGACTATGCCGACGAGATATTCCGGTGGCCGTCGCAGCGGTTGGACGCATTGAACAACGCGGTGGCCGACAGCGATCTCGTCGTGGTCGCTTCCCCGACCTACAAGGCGGCCTACACGGGCTTGCTCAAGGCATTCCTCGATCGTTACTCCTCCAACGCGCTAGCCGGTGTGGTGGTGATCCCGGTGCACACCGGGGCGGATCTGTCGCACTCGATGGCGCCGACCGTCACCCTGGCGCCCCTCCTCATGGAGCTGGGCGCCGTGGTTCCCGGACGTGGCCTCTACATCCCCATTTCCGAGTGGGCACGGGGCGGCCAGGTTCTCGACGAGATGGTCGCGGAGTGTATCGACAGCATCACCCGTCTCGCTCGGCTGTCACCTGCATGCCGGCTTGCCGCCGAGTCGCCCGACGA
- a CDS encoding 3-oxoacid CoA-transferase produces the protein MTDKVFDSPAAAVADIPDGASVAISGFGISHRFPSSLILALRDHGAKDLTVYCNGLGSPGAPTAQLLAENEQISHLVASFSSRPGKPTIAEEQIVAGTMAFEVVPQGILVERMRAGGAGIPGFYTSVGVGTAVAEGKDVRYFDGEPHILERGITTDYAILRGYRADRYGNVQFRGGSRNFNDSFAKAARTAIIEVEEIVDVGGLRPEEIDLPGIFIARVVKTTTRVDVSELPQRSARPADSRREYDGKPALSRQEIGRRAAALLEDGAVINLGAGLPNGVVNYLEGRGVVLHAENGILNYGKFIELEEADPDFHDAGGNFIGLLPGVSFFDSVTSFEIARGKRLDAVILGAYQVGSNGDLANWAHPGRPGGGIGGAMDLAVGARSVIVTMEHVDSKGRPKLVERCDYPITAAGCTDVVVTDLALLRRGDDGFVLEEIADGFTVDEVVARTGMPLQVAENPRIIQEQW, from the coding sequence ATGACGGACAAGGTTTTCGACTCCCCAGCGGCGGCTGTGGCCGACATCCCCGACGGCGCCTCGGTCGCGATCTCCGGTTTCGGCATCTCGCATCGGTTTCCTTCCAGTCTGATCCTGGCCCTGCGTGATCACGGTGCGAAGGACCTGACGGTCTACTGCAACGGTCTGGGTTCGCCGGGCGCGCCGACGGCACAGTTGCTGGCGGAGAACGAGCAGATCTCCCACCTGGTGGCGAGCTTCTCATCCCGGCCGGGTAAACCCACGATCGCTGAGGAGCAGATCGTGGCGGGAACGATGGCGTTCGAGGTGGTGCCGCAGGGCATCCTGGTCGAGCGGATGCGGGCGGGGGGTGCGGGAATTCCCGGGTTCTACACCTCTGTGGGCGTCGGCACCGCCGTGGCCGAGGGCAAGGATGTGCGCTACTTCGACGGTGAGCCGCACATCCTCGAGCGGGGCATCACCACTGATTACGCGATCCTGCGTGGCTACCGCGCGGACCGCTACGGCAATGTCCAGTTCCGGGGCGGTAGCCGGAACTTCAATGACAGCTTCGCCAAAGCCGCCCGTACCGCGATCATCGAAGTCGAAGAGATCGTCGACGTCGGCGGCCTGCGACCCGAGGAGATCGACCTGCCCGGGATCTTCATCGCCCGAGTGGTCAAGACGACCACTCGGGTGGATGTCTCCGAGTTGCCGCAGCGCTCGGCCCGGCCGGCGGACTCCCGCAGAGAGTACGACGGCAAACCGGCGCTGTCCCGGCAGGAGATCGGCCGCCGGGCCGCGGCCTTGCTGGAGGACGGCGCGGTGATCAACCTGGGCGCTGGGCTGCCGAACGGCGTGGTCAACTACCTCGAGGGCAGAGGCGTCGTGCTCCACGCGGAGAACGGCATCCTCAACTACGGAAAGTTCATCGAACTCGAGGAGGCCGATCCGGACTTCCACGACGCCGGCGGGAACTTCATCGGCCTGCTGCCCGGTGTCAGCTTCTTCGACTCCGTGACATCGTTCGAGATCGCCCGCGGCAAACGCCTCGACGCGGTGATTCTCGGCGCCTATCAGGTCGGCAGCAACGGCGACCTCGCGAATTGGGCTCATCCGGGCCGGCCCGGAGGCGGCATCGGCGGCGCCATGGATCTCGCCGTCGGCGCCCGGTCGGTGATCGTGACCATGGAGCACGTGGACTCCAAGGGCCGGCCCAAGCTGGTCGAGCGCTGCGACTACCCGATCACCGCGGCAGGCTGTACCGACGTCGTCGTCACGGACCTCGCGTTGCTGCGCCGCGGCGACGACGGATTCGTCCTCGAAGAGATCGCCGACGGGTTCACCGTGGACGAAGTCGTCGCCCGCACGGGAATGCCCCTACAGGTGGCTGAGAATCCGCGCATCATTCAGGAGCAGTGGTGA
- a CDS encoding YdeI/OmpD-associated family protein gives MKFRTLVEPPEPMRGLEVPPEVVEALGGGARPPVTITLNGHSWKSRIAIMRGRHLLGLSNANRQAAGVAIGDEVEVELELDTEPRVVVEPPDFASALDDDPIARAAYDNLSYSRKREHVRAIESAKKPDTRRRRIEKALAALQDE, from the coding sequence GTGAAGTTTCGCACCCTCGTCGAGCCGCCCGAGCCTATGCGGGGGCTAGAGGTTCCGCCCGAGGTGGTGGAAGCGCTCGGCGGGGGCGCGCGGCCGCCAGTGACGATCACGCTCAACGGCCATTCCTGGAAGAGCCGGATCGCGATCATGCGCGGGCGCCACCTGCTCGGCCTCAGCAACGCCAACCGGCAGGCAGCGGGTGTCGCGATCGGTGACGAGGTGGAGGTCGAACTCGAGCTCGACACCGAACCACGCGTCGTCGTCGAGCCTCCGGACTTCGCCAGCGCATTGGACGACGACCCAATCGCCCGTGCCGCATACGACAATCTTTCGTACAGCCGCAAGCGTGAGCATGTGCGCGCCATCGAGAGCGCGAAGAAGCCCGACACGCGCCGGCGGCGTATCGAGAAGGCTTTGGCCGCGCTCCAGGACGAGTGA
- a CDS encoding ABC transporter ATP-binding protein — protein sequence MSELLRVTNLAVRLPTGVRGEIEAVKDVSLSVRRGERVGIVGESGSGKSVTGRSIAGLLPASPRVKVTGSIEFDGQELVGAGPRAWQKIRASKVGMIFQDPLTFLNPVMRIGRQVEESIPAGRARSREVNAEVLEFLSLAGLDNVAGLAQRFPHELSGGMRQRVLIAIAIAKRPELIVADEPTTALDATVQQRVLRTLDETVSELGTSLILISHDLAVVASMTDRIYVMYGGRVVESGPTTDVLNSPQHPYTQVLLRSVRSLTDDGVELYSIPPSFRAWLEDQPSASAFDEEAAWPVNATSGKGGSPDAA from the coding sequence GGCGGTGCGCCTTCCCACCGGCGTGCGCGGCGAGATCGAAGCGGTCAAGGATGTGAGCTTGAGTGTCCGGCGGGGCGAGCGCGTCGGGATCGTGGGTGAGTCCGGATCCGGGAAGTCGGTGACGGGACGCTCGATCGCGGGTCTTCTGCCGGCCAGTCCTCGGGTCAAGGTCACCGGATCGATCGAATTCGATGGGCAGGAGCTGGTCGGTGCCGGTCCCAGAGCGTGGCAGAAGATCCGTGCCTCGAAGGTCGGAATGATCTTCCAAGATCCGTTGACCTTCTTGAACCCGGTGATGAGGATCGGGCGCCAGGTCGAGGAGTCGATTCCCGCTGGGCGCGCCCGGAGCCGGGAGGTGAACGCGGAGGTCCTGGAGTTCCTCTCGCTCGCCGGACTCGACAACGTGGCTGGTCTGGCTCAGCGTTTCCCGCACGAACTGAGCGGTGGAATGCGCCAGCGCGTCCTCATCGCGATCGCGATCGCCAAACGCCCGGAGCTGATCGTCGCCGACGAGCCCACGACGGCCCTGGACGCCACCGTCCAGCAACGGGTTCTGCGCACCCTGGACGAGACGGTCTCCGAACTCGGGACGTCGCTGATCCTGATCTCTCACGATCTGGCCGTGGTGGCCAGCATGACGGACCGGATCTATGTGATGTACGGCGGACGGGTCGTCGAGTCCGGACCGACCACGGACGTGCTGAACAGCCCTCAGCATCCCTACACCCAAGTACTGCTTCGCAGCGTGCGCAGCCTGACCGACGACGGCGTGGAGCTGTACTCCATCCCGCCCTCGTTCCGGGCTTGGCTCGAAGACCAGCCATCGGCGTCCGCGTTCGACGAGGAAGCCGCCTGGCCGGTGAACGCGACCTCGGGGAAGGGAGGAAGCCCGGATGCTGCTTGA
- a CDS encoding VOC family protein — protein sequence MDIRLTCCTLAVHDLNEALRFYRDVLGFKVHDDVEFAGVRWASIGLPSQPDVRIILEPPGMHRGATAADRQAIADLTAHGLLGRLVFMTDDCDATFEHIEATGAEVMQEPIDQPFGVRDCAFRDPSGNMLRFSQRGGRQAGSVVGSGRILPDRLEP from the coding sequence ATGGATATCAGGCTCACCTGTTGCACGCTCGCCGTCCACGACCTGAACGAGGCATTGCGCTTCTACCGCGACGTTCTTGGCTTCAAGGTGCACGATGACGTCGAATTCGCGGGGGTACGGTGGGCCAGCATCGGCCTGCCATCGCAGCCGGACGTGCGGATCATCCTCGAACCACCGGGCATGCACCGGGGCGCCACGGCGGCCGACCGGCAAGCGATCGCGGACCTCACGGCCCACGGCCTGCTCGGCCGGCTCGTCTTCATGACCGACGACTGCGATGCCACCTTCGAGCACATCGAGGCCACGGGCGCCGAGGTGATGCAAGAGCCGATCGATCAGCCCTTCGGCGTCCGGGACTGCGCCTTCCGCGACCCTTCCGGGAACATGTTGCGCTTCAGCCAACGTGGCGGCCGACAGGCAGGGTCCGTCGTCGGGTCAGGGCGCATACTTCCAGATCGTCTGGAGCCATGA